A single genomic interval of Puntigrus tetrazona isolate hp1 chromosome 1, ASM1883169v1, whole genome shotgun sequence harbors:
- the zgc:77849 gene encoding UPF0472 protein C16orf72 homolog, with amino-acid sequence MEEKKEEGEAEIQEHGPEHWFSKWERQCLAEAEQEEPSEEETEQSQQKLWHLFQNSATAVAQLYKDRVCQQQGLSLWVPFQNAATAVTNLYKESVDAHQRSYELGIQIGHQRRNKDVLAWVKKRRRTIRREDLISFLCGKAPPPRSSRAPPRLAMVSPSRPTSSETSSSVETDLQPFREAIALHGLSGAMASISMRSGAPGSPTHLSASSAPSRRRNGLHDVDLNTFIAEEMALHLDNGTRKRSSAQCNDVITDSPTHKRNRMI; translated from the exons ATGGaggagaagaaggaggaggGGGAAGCGGAGATCCAGGAACACGGACCCGAGCACTGGTTCTCCAAATGGGAGCGGCAGTGCCTAGCCGAGGCCGAGCAAGAGGAACCGAGCGAGGAGGAGACCGAGCAGAGTCAACAAAAACTCTGGCATCTCTTCCAGAACTCCGCCACCGCCGTCGCACAACTGTATAAAG ATAGAGTATGTCAACAACAGGGGCTTTCCTTATGGGTTCCCTTTCAAAATGCTGCAACTGCCGTCACTAACCTATACAAag AGAGTGTTGATGCCCATCAGAGGAGTTATGAGTTGGGTATTCAGATCGGTCATCAGAGACGAAACAAAGATGTCCTAGCATGGGTGAAGAAAAGGAGGCGGACTATTCGGCGTGAGGATCTTATCAGCTTCCTCTGTGGTAAAGCCCCACCGCCACGTAGCTCCAGGGCTCCGCCAAGACTTGCAATGGTGTCGCCAAGCCGACCCACGTCCTCGGAGACAAGTTCATCTGTAGAAACAGACCTGCAGCCTTTCAGGGAGGCCATTGCTCTGCATG GTCTAAGCGGAGCCATGGCGAGTATCAGTATGCGCTCCGGAGCCCCAGGTTCACCCACACACCTGAGTGCCAGCTCCGCCCCCAGTCGCCGTCGAAACGGTCTCCACGACGTGGACCTCAACACTTTCATTGCCGAGGAGATGGCACTCCACCTCGACAACGGAACTCGGAAACGAAGCTCCGCCCAGTGCAATGATGTCATAACAGACTCGCCCACTCACAAACGCAATAGGATGATCTGA
- the abcg2b gene encoding broad substrate specificity ATP-binding cassette transporter ABCG2b, producing the protein MEYKSLHGCECTKNVARRESDGTKVWVKVPGPTLTYQNIQYCIRESRGLCRKRGPEREILKNASGVMKTGLNAIMGATGSGKTSLLDVIAGRKDPRGLRSGQVLVDNKVVTSDLRLMSAYVVQDDILMGTLTVRENLLFSGNLRLPRKQYSTADKEKKVESIIQELGLEDCADTKIGTEFLRGVSGGERKRCSIGMELVTSPTLLFLDEPTTGLDSNTANSIIALLHSLSRGGRTIIFSIHQPRYSIFRLFDHLTLLHKGETVYAGPAGKAMDYFQNLGYTCEAFNNPADFFLDITNGEAHSAVSTEKSLAEFYRESHYCAAVKDELKCITGPSDPSPETKSKAAYATSFFYQLKVVCWRTMLNVVRNPQTSYAQMAMNILCALLIGLIYYQMPLTLPEALQNRIGAFFFLIINMVFGNLSAVDLFINERAIFVHENSGGYYRTSVYFLSKVFVDLLPNRIVPIFIFSSICYYMMGLNPAFTSFLCFALTMSMVSLAGVSLAFLVSASVNTFAIANVLIAMPFVFMMVFGGFLVNLNSMLSWLSWLKWASIFRYGLDAVTINEMKGLVFYNGNATLTGEMYLQSQGIDYSVWGFWQNQVALLGIILLCMTFAYIQLRRINRWN; encoded by the exons ATGGAGTATAAG TCGCTCCATGGATGTGAATGCACTAAAAATGTTGCCCGTCGGGAAAGCGACGGCACAAAAGTGTGGGTAAAAGTGCCAGGCCCAACTCTGACATACCAGAATATTCAGTACTGCATTAGAGAAAGCCGTGGACTGTGCCGCAAGAGAGGACCTGAGCGAGAAATCCTGAAAAACGCCAG TGGAGTCATGAAAACTGGCCTGAATGCAATCATGGGAGCAACGGGAAGCGGAAAAACATC GCTGTTAGATGTGATCGCTGGAAGGAAGGATCCGCGTGGTTTGCGCTCAGGTCAAGTTCTGGTTGACAACAAGgtcgtgacctctgacctccgtCTCATGTCTGCGTATGTCGTACAG gATGATATCCTGATGGGCACGCTGACTGTGAGGGAGAATCTTTTATTCTCTGGAAATCTGCGGTTGCCAAGGAAACAGTATTCCACTGCtgataaggaaaaaaaagtggagAGCATCATCCAGGAGCTGGGATTAGAGGACTGCGCAGACACCAAG ATTGGCACAGAGTTTCTAAGAGGTGTGtcaggaggagaaagaaagcgCTGTAGCATTGGTATGGAGCTCGTTACGTCTCCTACACTTCTGTTCCTGGATGAGCCGACCACAGGCCTCGACTCCAATACAGCTAACAGCATCATTGCTCTGTTGCACAG CTTGTCACGGGGTGGTAGAACTATAATTTTCTCTATCCACCAGCCACGTTACTCAATCTTCAGGCTCTTTGATCACCTGACACTTCTCCATAAAGGAGAAACTGTTTATGCTGGTCCTGCCGGCAAAGCCATGGACTACTTCCAGAATCTGG GTTATACGTGTGAGGCTTTTAACAATCCCGCAGATTTCTTTCTGGACATAACAAATGGGGAGGCCCATTCTGCAGTGTCAACAG AGAAGTCACTGGCTGAGTTTTACAGGGAGTCTCACTACTGCGCTGCTGTCAAAGACGAGCTGAAGTGTATCACTGGACCATCAGATCCCTCACCTGAGACCAAGAGCAAGGCAGCATATGCCACTTCATTTTTCTACCAG tTAAAGGTGGTATGCTGGAGGACAATGCTGAATGTTGTCAGGAATCCTCAGACCTCGTATGCTCAGATGGCAATGAACATTCTCTGTGCTCTGCTGATTGGACTCATCTACTACCAGATGCCTTTAACTCTTCCTGAAGCCTTGCAGAACAG gattGGAGCATTCTTCTTTCTCATCATCAACATGGTGTTTGGCAACCTTTCAGCAGTTGACCTCTTCATTAATGAAAGAGCGATCTTTGT gCATGAGAACTCTGGGGGATATTATCGTACATCTGTGTATTTCCTATCCAAGGTGTTTGTGGACCTGTTACCAAATCGCATTGTGCCGATTTTCATCTTCTCCAGCATTTGTTACTACATGATGG GGTTGAATCCGGCATTCACGTCCTTCCTGTGCTTTGCTTTGACCATGTCCATGGTCAGTCTGGCAGGAGTCAGCTTGGCCTTCCTGGTCAGTGCCAGCGTGAACACTTTCGCCATTGCCAACGTTCTCATTGCCATGCCTTTCGTCTTCATGATG GTGTTCGGAGGATTCCTGGTGAACCTTAACTCCATGCTCAGCTGGCTGTCCTGGCTCAAGTGGGCCAGTATCTTTAGATACGGACTAGAT GCTGTGactataaatgaaatgaaagggCTGGTCTTCTACAATGGCAATGCGAC ACTAACAGGAGAGATGTATCTGCAGTCTCAGGGGATCGATTACAGTGTATGGGGCTTCTGGCAGAACCAGGTGGCTCTTCTGGGCATCATACTGTTGTGCATGACGTTTGCATACATACAGCTGCGCAGGATCAACCGCTGGAATTAA